The following are encoded in a window of Helicoverpa armigera isolate CAAS_96S chromosome 24, ASM3070526v1, whole genome shotgun sequence genomic DNA:
- the LOC135118607 gene encoding uncharacterized protein LOC135118607, protein MEKLRFEFVVKASDDVKTNIICVTSITDIEGHTYAIPEKLQPVKLHDKITQTQIFQKVKTTLQKRHEKRQVWISMKPEMKAIYCDEDGNKQFMGYLLEEQTKLQSSTTELSEESLVRIMENLSKVKKDSPKSFNMAKVAEKFVIDKFNSKITNVSQWMTIFEAECARLEIEEDVKKIEVLRLFIEDSCLDWHSSMLIKHSINSEWTIWKKNFCETFADKGWSPIRYAMLFKYKQGSLLEYAIKKERLLLEINKTIDKVTLIDLIATGLPNFIADKIDRNSLKETEDLFKNLRCLEHMVNKKNFDKKIGTLESKIKDKNVKLSVSPCKICERENKGVRYHPESQCWFKIKTNDKPKKDQIRSVNNSELEIELNEIDPKN, encoded by the coding sequence ATGGAAAAATTGAGATTCGAGTTCGTGGTGAAAGCCAGTGACGATGTAAAAACGAATATCATCTGCGTAACGTCAATCACGGATATAGAAGGCCACACCTATGCGATCCCAGAAAAGTTACAACCTGTTAAATTACATGATAAGATAACACAAACCCAGATCTTTCAGAAAGTAAAAACTACATTACAAAAACGACATGAAAAGCGACAGGTGTGGATATCTATGAAGCCAGAGATGAAGGCTATTTATTGTGATGAAGAtggaaataaacaatttatggGATACCTATTGGAGGAACAAACAAAACTTCAAAGCTCTACTACAGAATTGTCAGAAGAATCTCTTGTAAGAATCATGGAGAATCTTTCTAAAGTAAAGAAAGATTCACCAAAATCTTTTAATATGGCGAAAGTTGCAGAAAAATTTGTTATAGACAAATTCAATAGCAAGATTACTAATGTGTCGCAGTGGATGACTATTTTTGAAGCAGAATGTGCACGTTTGGAAATCGAAGAAGATGTCAAGAAAATTGAAGTTCTTAGGTTATTTATAGAAGATTCGTGTTTAGACTGGCATAGCTCTATGCTCATAAAGCACTCAATAAATTCGGAATGGACAATatggaaaaaaaacttttgtgaaACATTCGCAGATAAAGGTTGGTCACCGATCAGGTAtgcaatgttatttaaatataaacaggGTTCGTTATTAGAATACGCAATAAAAAAAGAGAGACTACtcttagaaataaataagactATTGATAAAGTCACCCTTATTGATTTAATTGCAACAGGATTACCAAACTTTATTGCTGATAAGATTGATAGGAATAGTTTAAAAGAAACTGAAGACTTGTTTAAAAATTTAAGGTGTTTAGAGCAtatggtaaacaaaaaaaattttgataaaaagatAGGGACTTTGGAAAGTAAAATTAAAGACAAAAATGTTAAGCTGTCGGTTAGTCCATGTAAAATTTGTGAAAGAGAGAATAAAGGTGTACGCTACCATCCTGAATCCCAGTGCTGgttcaaaattaaaactaatgatAAGCCAAAAAAAGACCAGATAAGAAGTGTTAATAATTCGGAATTGGAGATtgaattaaatgaaattgaTCCAAAAAACTAA